A genomic region of Fodinisporobacter ferrooxydans contains the following coding sequences:
- a CDS encoding polysaccharide deacetylase family protein, producing the protein MKDLAYHWPDGKKCAVILSFDFDGETPFLWRSRNQNVKTMGEFEQRRFGPRQGVHRILDLLAKWDSKASFFIPGRIAEQYPQAVEEIVKYGHEIGLHGYLHERVDELNEEEIEETLIQAKESLQKITGQRQMGYRSPSWEMTESAFNIIMRHQVLYDSSLMGYDHPYWIGGLPEIPVQWLLDDAIFYRYTGGSSASPPPINPKVVIDSWKQEFEGMKRFGGLFMVTMHPWISGRASRILALEELIKHLKKDTEVWWATCEEVAAYHRTAYPDQFRETIHHMR; encoded by the coding sequence GTGAAAGACTTGGCATATCATTGGCCAGATGGAAAAAAGTGCGCTGTCATACTGAGTTTTGACTTTGACGGAGAAACTCCTTTTTTGTGGAGATCCCGTAATCAAAATGTGAAGACAATGGGAGAATTTGAACAGCGGCGTTTTGGCCCTCGTCAAGGAGTGCATCGCATTCTTGATTTGTTGGCAAAGTGGGATAGCAAGGCATCGTTTTTTATACCTGGCCGAATCGCTGAACAGTATCCACAAGCAGTAGAAGAGATAGTGAAATATGGGCATGAGATTGGTTTGCATGGGTATCTTCATGAGCGGGTAGATGAATTAAATGAAGAAGAGATAGAAGAGACACTTATACAAGCCAAGGAGTCTCTACAAAAAATTACAGGTCAACGCCAAATGGGATATCGCTCACCTTCTTGGGAAATGACAGAATCTGCATTTAACATAATCATGCGCCATCAAGTACTTTATGATAGTTCCTTAATGGGATATGATCACCCGTATTGGATCGGTGGTTTGCCGGAAATTCCAGTGCAATGGTTGCTGGATGACGCAATTTTCTATCGATATACCGGTGGAAGTTCTGCTTCACCACCCCCTATCAATCCCAAGGTTGTAATCGATTCCTGGAAACAAGAATTTGAGGGGATGAAAAGATTTGGCGGACTGTTTATGGTAACAATGCATCCATGGATCAGTGGTCGAGCTTCACGTATCTTAGCGTTAGAAGAATTGATCAAACATCTAAAAAAGGATACGGAAGTATGGTGGGCAACGTGTGAAGAAGTGGCTGCATACCACAGAACGGCCTATCCTGATCAATTTCGCGAAACAATACATCACATGCGATAA
- a CDS encoding ABC transporter ATP-binding protein gives MADEVVLNVENLSVVFEKTGHEVTALRNISFQLHRAEILGLVGESGCGKSLTSLSIMRLLAPNTRITDGTVQIDGVPVTQLTESEMRKIRGNIMSMIFQEPMTALNPLLPIGRQIEETLLLHRNMKRLKRRQRVIQLLHSVGIPEPEIRYNQFPFELSGGMRQRVMIALALACEPKVVIADEPTTALDVTIQAQILDLLKHIRGTYQTSILLITHDMGVIADAADRVAVMYAGQIVEIATVDHLFERPAHPYTIGLLQSIPSLFGEHKKELYSIFGSVPDLSRLPSGCPFQSRCTHVSEICRTENPTLKPIENNHMVACWHVIPKGSVLHG, from the coding sequence ATGGCAGATGAAGTTGTGCTGAATGTTGAAAATTTATCAGTGGTATTTGAAAAGACGGGGCATGAAGTAACCGCATTGCGAAATATAAGTTTTCAATTGCACCGTGCTGAAATTCTTGGATTGGTTGGAGAGAGTGGATGTGGCAAAAGCCTTACTTCGCTCTCCATTATGCGGCTTTTGGCACCGAATACCAGAATTACGGACGGTACTGTTCAAATTGATGGTGTACCTGTCACTCAACTAACAGAATCAGAAATGCGGAAGATTCGTGGAAATATCATGTCGATGATATTTCAGGAACCAATGACGGCATTAAATCCATTACTTCCAATTGGACGACAGATTGAAGAAACACTCCTATTGCATCGAAACATGAAAAGGTTGAAACGAAGGCAAAGAGTCATTCAATTATTACATTCAGTTGGAATTCCTGAACCTGAAATACGTTACAATCAGTTTCCCTTTGAACTTTCCGGCGGGATGCGGCAGCGAGTGATGATTGCACTTGCGCTTGCCTGTGAACCAAAAGTGGTGATTGCTGATGAACCGACGACTGCTTTAGATGTAACGATACAAGCCCAAATACTTGATTTACTGAAACATATACGAGGTACCTATCAAACTTCAATTTTACTTATTACACACGATATGGGTGTGATTGCGGATGCTGCGGATCGGGTAGCAGTCATGTACGCTGGACAGATTGTGGAGATTGCAACTGTAGATCATTTGTTTGAACGGCCTGCACACCCCTATACGATTGGGCTGTTACAAAGTATCCCAAGTTTATTTGGTGAACACAAAAAAGAATTATACTCGATTTTTGGAAGTGTCCCGGATTTATCAAGACTCCCGAGCGGCTGCCCGTTTCAAAGCAGGTGCACACATGTATCCGAAATTTGCCGTACGGAAAATCCCACTTTGAAACCGATTGAAAACAATCATATGGTTGCTTGTTGGCATGTGATTCCGAAGGGGAGTGTGTTGCATGGATAA
- a CDS encoding SDR family NAD(P)-dependent oxidoreductase has product MSDKQFIGKRVVITGAAGVIGQWITKAFAKQGASLCISDIRKEELIKLANDPDLAGSDVILHATDLRDPNSINELVELIQVRWRAADIVINNAGIYPSQELIHMTNEEWDEVLDVNLRAPFLLTRELAKVMIQNRIKGSIINMSSGAATTTRIGGGHYSVSKAGLAMLTRAFALELAPYQIRVNAVGPGFAPGSEVSPLSENYIQTMISGIPLGRTSGPDDAPEAILFLCSERASFITGATLPVDGGRSAGNFKLPKSFSEEAGV; this is encoded by the coding sequence ATGTCTGACAAGCAATTTATCGGCAAACGGGTGGTTATAACGGGGGCCGCAGGAGTTATCGGCCAATGGATTACAAAAGCATTTGCCAAACAAGGAGCGTCCCTTTGTATCTCTGACATACGTAAAGAAGAATTGATTAAGTTAGCCAATGACCCGGACTTGGCAGGAAGCGATGTGATTCTTCACGCGACAGATTTGCGTGATCCAAATTCGATCAATGAACTGGTAGAGTTAATCCAAGTAAGGTGGCGAGCCGCAGATATTGTCATCAATAATGCAGGGATATATCCGAGTCAGGAACTCATTCATATGACGAATGAGGAATGGGATGAAGTTTTAGATGTAAATTTGCGAGCCCCTTTTTTATTAACACGTGAGCTTGCGAAAGTAATGATTCAAAATAGAATCAAGGGTTCGATTATCAATATGAGTTCTGGAGCCGCCACAACCACACGAATTGGAGGAGGCCATTACTCTGTTTCAAAAGCAGGATTAGCCATGTTAACACGTGCCTTTGCCCTAGAGCTTGCTCCCTATCAAATTCGCGTGAACGCGGTAGGTCCTGGATTTGCACCAGGAAGTGAAGTGAGTCCATTATCGGAAAACTATATTCAGACGATGATTAGTGGGATTCCTCTTGGCCGCACCTCTGGCCCCGATGATGCCCCTGAAGCGATTTTATTTTTATGTTCTGAGCGAGCATCATTTATTACCGGGGCTACTTTACCTGTTGATGGTGGGCGCTCCGCCGGAAATTTCAAGTTGCCCAAAAGTTTTTCTGAAGAGGCGGGTGTCTAA
- a CDS encoding ABC transporter permease, which yields MGYAGRRIFQAVISILGVSTIVFFILHLSGDPVLLMVPQNSTAEDIANLRHSLGLDKPLGIQYILFIKNLLQGNLGYSYVQSQPAMDIVMERVPYTVELALAALVISLAIGITIGMLTAIYRGKWIERMLMPIILIGQSMPAFWTGILLIMLMSVRLHLLPSSGSSGIQSLVLPAITLASLSMATVARMTRSSVIEQLGKDYVKTARSKGVGNARLLIRHILRNAAIPIITIIGLEAANLLGGAVITETIFAWPGLGQLTIQSIAARDFPLVQAIVLLGAGTYIFINLITDLLYGLVDPRIKLGKDVAE from the coding sequence GTGGGATACGCTGGAAGACGGATATTCCAAGCTGTTATATCGATTTTGGGAGTCTCAACGATCGTCTTTTTTATATTACACCTTTCAGGTGATCCGGTGCTTCTGATGGTTCCGCAAAACTCCACTGCTGAAGATATTGCGAATCTTCGGCATTCACTGGGCCTTGATAAGCCTTTGGGCATCCAGTACATCTTATTTATTAAAAATCTTTTGCAAGGAAATTTAGGATATTCATACGTTCAGAGTCAGCCGGCCATGGATATTGTCATGGAAAGGGTTCCATATACGGTAGAGCTTGCTCTGGCAGCACTTGTCATTTCTTTGGCTATCGGCATTACGATCGGAATGCTTACTGCAATCTATCGAGGGAAATGGATCGAACGCATGCTAATGCCGATTATTTTAATTGGGCAAAGCATGCCAGCGTTTTGGACTGGTATTCTATTGATCATGTTAATGAGTGTACGGTTGCATTTGTTACCTTCCTCGGGTTCAAGTGGAATACAATCGTTAGTTCTGCCAGCGATAACACTTGCTTCTCTTTCTATGGCGACAGTTGCTCGTATGACGCGCTCCAGCGTAATTGAACAACTTGGAAAAGATTACGTAAAAACAGCACGGTCAAAAGGTGTTGGGAATGCTCGTTTATTGATTCGACATATTTTACGCAATGCCGCAATTCCCATTATCACAATTATTGGCTTGGAAGCAGCAAACCTGCTTGGAGGAGCCGTAATTACGGAAACGATATTCGCCTGGCCAGGTCTCGGACAGTTGACGATTCAATCCATAGCGGCAAGAGATTTTCCACTTGTTCAAGCAATTGTACTTCTTGGGGCAGGCACCTATATCTTCATTAACTTAATCACAGATTTATTGTATGGATTGGTGGATCCGCGAATTAAATTAGGGAAGGATGTGGCGGAATGA
- a CDS encoding ABC transporter substrate-binding protein, producing the protein MRGKWKQINIGFSCFLLVSLVSGCGTSATSGSQSTNVPTLVVDEANDPSTLDPGLQYNLESYTVYRNIFDNLLHRDPVSLKIVPWVAESWKQDSPTTWTFTIRNDITFQNGDKLTADDVAFSLQRILDPSLHSPQNANFSVVKSVASSGNTVTITTAKPAPTLLSELTTLSIVPKKYIQQHGNEYFNLHPIGSGPYELDKWEKGNQVVLKANTNYWKGQSEIKQVVFRSVPNDASRVADLQSGKADIAFPISPDDVQTIKGSSNLQVLSAPTERVAYLAFNVLGNTPVKSALLRRAIAYGINYPSLMSSLEHGYAQPVKEVLTPVAFGYDKNVPGFEYNPSRAKELVQQAGYSNGVTLTFATSPSYDQRIIQAIQGDLSQIGIKVNIVSTDQATYLKKIQNSSHNWGDIRMGTWSCSCMDADGTIYPLFHTGSIWSSYSNKSFDSLVDDARTNTDTNQRMKDYNQAFTILQNDVPGIGLWQMDSLYGASKRIQWKPDAQENFFVQDIKLQKK; encoded by the coding sequence ATGCGGGGAAAATGGAAACAAATAAATATTGGTTTCTCATGCTTTCTACTGGTAAGTTTGGTTTCAGGTTGCGGTACTTCTGCCACTTCGGGCAGTCAAAGCACAAATGTTCCTACGCTTGTGGTGGATGAGGCAAATGACCCTTCGACATTAGATCCGGGTTTACAATATAATCTAGAAAGTTACACAGTATATCGGAATATTTTTGATAATCTTTTGCACCGTGATCCAGTTAGTTTAAAAATAGTGCCGTGGGTAGCTGAATCCTGGAAGCAAGACTCTCCTACCACGTGGACATTTACCATCCGAAACGATATTACGTTCCAAAATGGGGATAAATTAACGGCTGATGATGTAGCGTTTAGTTTGCAACGAATTTTAGATCCATCTCTGCATAGTCCACAGAATGCTAACTTTAGTGTAGTAAAATCTGTCGCTTCCTCCGGAAATACTGTTACTATAACGACAGCTAAGCCCGCTCCAACGCTTTTATCAGAACTTACCACATTAAGTATTGTTCCAAAAAAATATATTCAACAACATGGTAATGAATATTTTAATCTACATCCAATAGGCAGCGGTCCTTATGAATTGGATAAGTGGGAAAAAGGAAATCAAGTCGTGTTAAAAGCAAATACAAATTACTGGAAAGGGCAGTCTGAAATAAAACAGGTTGTATTTCGGTCCGTCCCTAACGATGCCAGCCGGGTCGCAGATCTACAATCTGGGAAAGCCGATATTGCATTTCCGATTAGTCCAGATGATGTGCAAACGATTAAGGGCAGTAGCAATTTGCAGGTTCTCTCAGCACCTACAGAACGTGTTGCCTACCTTGCATTTAATGTTTTAGGCAATACACCAGTCAAATCGGCCCTTCTTCGTCGAGCAATCGCATATGGAATTAATTATCCATCATTAATGTCTTCTTTGGAACATGGATATGCACAACCCGTCAAAGAAGTACTGACACCCGTTGCATTCGGATATGACAAAAACGTACCCGGGTTTGAATATAACCCGAGTAGAGCGAAAGAGCTCGTACAACAAGCAGGGTATTCCAATGGAGTTACGCTAACATTTGCAACTTCCCCTTCCTATGATCAGAGAATTATACAGGCGATTCAAGGAGATTTAAGCCAAATCGGTATTAAAGTAAACATTGTTAGTACAGATCAGGCAACATACCTGAAGAAAATTCAAAATTCCTCACATAACTGGGGAGATATTCGGATGGGAACGTGGTCTTGTTCGTGCATGGATGCAGACGGAACCATTTACCCACTTTTCCATACAGGAAGTATCTGGAGCAGCTATTCAAACAAATCGTTCGATTCTTTAGTCGATGATGCGCGCACCAATACAGATACGAATCAACGAATGAAGGACTATAATCAAGCATTTACGATCCTTCAAAACGATGTTCCTGGAATCGGTCTTTGGCAAATGGATTCCTTATATGGAGCTAGCAAAAGAATACAATGGAAACCGGATGCCCAAGAGAATTTCTTTGTGCAAGACATAAAACTACAAAAGAAATAA
- a CDS encoding Lrp/AsnC family transcriptional regulator, which translates to MDETDKSIIEYLQKDGRTSYTEIANDLNVTVATVRNRVQKLIENNILKIVGVVDPFLTGMSTVAMLGLKVRLNKLEDVVDQIVKIPEVRFVAVSTGSFDLFTEIITSSNEELYRILTEELSKIDGIEDTDSSVILRIYKQSYDWGVK; encoded by the coding sequence ATGGATGAAACAGATAAAAGCATTATCGAATATCTGCAGAAGGATGGTCGAACCTCTTACACGGAAATTGCAAACGATTTAAATGTTACGGTTGCAACAGTGAGAAATCGAGTGCAAAAGTTAATTGAGAATAATATTTTGAAAATAGTTGGTGTTGTAGATCCATTTTTAACTGGAATGTCAACAGTTGCTATGTTGGGTTTGAAGGTACGGTTAAATAAGCTGGAAGATGTCGTGGATCAAATTGTAAAAATTCCAGAAGTACGATTTGTTGCTGTTTCAACGGGAAGTTTTGATCTGTTTACAGAAATTATAACTTCTTCAAACGAGGAGTTATACAGAATATTAACAGAGGAACTGAGTAAGATCGATGGAATTGAGGATACTGATTCCTCTGTCATATTAAGGATATATA
- a CDS encoding S9 family peptidase, with amino-acid sequence MSLRPEDLANLMMLGTPSIHPKDQSQIVFSKSTLDMEHDTYRSELVFFNITTRESQFVFVEADRKFADHSPKWSEDGTRIAFLRSIQGKDELWLYDVLAGVQARITPGIKVRDFVWSPEGDQIAFISRVQDTKEAYSVNRLRYKLDGEGMTPGFTHIFTVDLLTKQIKQITNMESDHGCPAYFPNGNRFAYVMDYPEKNDVEKHPKLAILDRNTGNTTIWDPQVRSISSLLVMGDGVLYGVGKRFSENSVEFDKIFRLPENQPAEWLSWDIDVPVGFFILSDVKRTGINPVARVLREQNCIVFTGTKNGRQSILIYHLHSLKVTEIPIECNVISFDLGRCDETECNLICLGDSFDKPAEILQVNWDYDTNIQVQQLTNFNHDTVSHWPKMEVHSYQHTSEDGKEIHGWLMRCAEKPLNEMRGTILVIHGGPHLAFGNSFSFDFWYLCSKGYQIVFCNPRGSYGYGQCFSSSILGEWGKSDADDVLGFLDCIDKKDTLARPLFLSGGSYGGYLVNWIISHDSRFRAAISERSICNLYSKIGNSDLGFSINRTELNGADLWTNEPFILERSPIRYANEVDTPVLLIHGEEDHRCPIEQSEQWFTALRRLGKQVKFIRFPGASHTLASSGRPKHRLARLRAILEWIELHS; translated from the coding sequence ATGAGTCTTCGTCCAGAAGATCTGGCAAATCTGATGATGCTTGGTACTCCATCGATCCATCCAAAAGATCAAAGTCAAATCGTCTTTTCGAAAAGCACACTCGATATGGAACATGATACGTATCGAAGTGAATTAGTCTTCTTTAACATCACGACACGAGAATCACAGTTTGTATTTGTTGAAGCGGATCGGAAATTTGCTGATCATAGTCCCAAGTGGTCAGAGGACGGAACGCGTATCGCTTTTTTACGTTCGATTCAAGGCAAGGATGAGCTCTGGTTATATGATGTTTTGGCAGGGGTGCAGGCAAGAATAACGCCAGGAATTAAAGTGAGAGATTTCGTATGGAGCCCAGAGGGTGATCAAATTGCGTTTATAAGTAGGGTTCAAGATACGAAAGAAGCGTACTCTGTTAACAGATTGCGTTATAAGCTTGATGGAGAAGGAATGACCCCTGGTTTTACTCACATATTTACTGTGGATCTTTTGACAAAACAAATAAAACAAATAACGAATATGGAATCAGACCACGGATGCCCTGCTTATTTTCCAAATGGAAATCGATTCGCCTATGTAATGGACTACCCAGAGAAAAACGATGTAGAAAAGCATCCAAAACTAGCGATCCTTGATAGGAATACAGGAAATACTACGATCTGGGATCCACAAGTTCGTTCCATCTCTTCATTACTAGTCATGGGTGATGGAGTGCTTTATGGTGTTGGAAAGAGATTCTCTGAAAACAGTGTTGAGTTTGATAAAATATTCCGATTGCCAGAGAATCAACCAGCCGAATGGCTTTCATGGGATATCGATGTACCTGTGGGATTTTTTATTTTAAGTGATGTAAAACGAACGGGGATAAATCCGGTTGCACGTGTTTTGCGAGAACAAAATTGTATTGTTTTTACTGGAACGAAAAACGGCAGACAAAGTATTTTGATTTACCACCTACATTCATTGAAAGTTACAGAAATACCAATCGAATGTAACGTAATTTCTTTTGACCTTGGACGATGTGACGAAACGGAATGCAATCTTATCTGTTTAGGGGATTCATTTGATAAGCCAGCGGAAATCTTGCAGGTGAATTGGGATTACGATACAAATATTCAAGTCCAACAGCTAACAAATTTTAACCATGATACCGTTTCACATTGGCCGAAAATGGAAGTTCACTCATATCAGCACACTTCCGAAGATGGGAAGGAGATTCATGGATGGCTCATGCGGTGCGCCGAGAAACCATTGAATGAGATGCGAGGTACGATACTTGTCATTCATGGGGGACCGCATTTGGCATTTGGCAATTCTTTTTCTTTTGATTTTTGGTATTTATGCAGCAAAGGATATCAAATCGTTTTTTGCAATCCAAGGGGAAGTTATGGGTATGGGCAATGCTTTTCAAGTTCAATTCTTGGTGAATGGGGAAAAAGCGATGCAGATGATGTATTGGGATTTTTGGACTGTATCGATAAAAAGGATACATTAGCTCGCCCGCTTTTTCTTTCAGGAGGAAGTTACGGGGGATACTTGGTGAATTGGATCATCAGCCACGATTCAAGATTTCGGGCAGCAATTTCAGAACGATCGATATGTAACTTATATAGCAAAATCGGGAATAGTGATTTGGGATTTAGCATAAACCGAACGGAGTTAAATGGTGCAGATTTATGGACAAATGAACCGTTCATTCTCGAACGTTCTCCTATTCGATATGCAAATGAAGTTGACACCCCGGTTTTATTAATTCACGGGGAAGAAGATCACCGCTGCCCCATTGAACAATCAGAACAGTGGTTTACAGCACTGCGAAGATTAGGTAAACAGGTTAAATTCATTCGGTTCCCTGGTGCCAGCCACACTCTTGCTTCATCCGGTCGTCCAAAACATCGTTTAGCACGATTACGTGCAATATTGGAGTGGATTGAGTTGCATTCATAA
- a CDS encoding ABC transporter permease: protein MTSDVTKLDDFTPSQFNALQKRFNWKNKWIQIAPFSIILAVFILVALLPSVFTNHPPNLTDLSLRLKGPGYSSHGSTYFLGTDELGRDVYSRLLYGARVSLSVSVASVFLSGLIGGLLGILAGFYKNRVGTMIMRVADIVLSIPFLLLAILTVAVLGPNLMNLIIVLGITRWPRYARVAFGQTLATVNQEFVQAAKALGARSWRLIVKHILPEIIPSLVVVATLEVGLMIIYEASLSFIGLGVQPPNPSWGSMLTEGQQYVDTAWWLATFPGMAIFLVVLSINLIGDFIRDVLDPKDKLSNK from the coding sequence ATGACATCTGATGTAACCAAACTGGATGATTTTACACCTTCCCAATTCAATGCACTTCAAAAACGTTTCAACTGGAAAAATAAATGGATTCAAATTGCCCCATTTAGCATTATCCTAGCGGTTTTTATTCTTGTAGCATTGTTGCCAAGTGTTTTTACAAATCATCCACCAAATCTTACAGATTTATCGCTTCGTCTAAAAGGACCAGGATATAGTTCGCATGGTTCAACTTATTTTTTGGGAACGGATGAATTGGGCAGGGATGTTTATAGTCGTTTGCTATATGGGGCAAGGGTATCGTTATCCGTTTCTGTCGCCTCGGTGTTTCTATCTGGTTTGATCGGTGGGCTGCTTGGGATACTTGCGGGTTTCTATAAGAACCGAGTCGGGACAATGATTATGCGCGTTGCCGATATTGTGCTTTCAATTCCATTTCTATTATTAGCCATTTTGACGGTCGCCGTGTTGGGACCAAATCTTATGAATCTTATTATTGTTCTTGGCATTACGCGCTGGCCTCGCTACGCAAGGGTCGCTTTCGGACAAACACTTGCGACTGTGAATCAGGAATTTGTCCAGGCTGCGAAGGCACTTGGTGCGCGTTCATGGAGATTAATCGTTAAACACATTTTACCTGAGATCATACCATCATTGGTTGTTGTCGCTACACTTGAAGTTGGACTCATGATCATATATGAGGCATCACTTTCCTTTATAGGATTGGGTGTTCAACCTCCGAATCCCAGTTGGGGTTCGATGCTCACAGAGGGACAACAATATGTAGATACCGCCTGGTGGTTGGCTACATTCCCAGGTATGGCAATTTTTTTAGTCGTACTCTCAATCAATTTGATCGGTGACTTCATTCGAGATGTTTTAGATCCAAAAGATAAACTATCGAATAAATAG
- a CDS encoding ABC transporter ATP-binding protein translates to MDNVAANSTPLLVVENLKKHYKVNTHSGKHRIVRAVDGISFQIQSGTTLGIVGESGCGKSTAGRAILHLTHPTSGNVLFEGRTITALDRRELQELRKEMQIVFQDPYSSLNSRMKIKDILAEPFKIHRLYRGSELINQIKKLLEFVGLPESCLEKYPHEFSGGQRQRIVIARAIALRPKFIVCDEPVSALDVSVQAQIVNLFQRLQNELGITYLFISHDLSVVRHISSQVGVMYLGKMVELGDTDAIFATPFHPYTQALMSAIPLPDPKLQRQKERIVLKGDLPSPLTPPSGCRFHTRCPFAEELCRIQEPEWKEIEANHWVACHFASLNT, encoded by the coding sequence ATGGATAACGTGGCAGCAAATTCTACACCGTTATTGGTGGTAGAAAATTTAAAAAAACATTACAAAGTAAATACACACTCTGGTAAGCATCGAATCGTTCGGGCAGTGGACGGCATCTCATTTCAAATACAGTCTGGTACTACTTTAGGGATCGTCGGGGAAAGTGGCTGCGGGAAATCAACAGCAGGTCGAGCAATTTTACATCTGACACATCCTACTTCAGGAAACGTTTTATTTGAGGGACGTACGATAACTGCACTGGATCGAAGAGAACTACAAGAACTGCGCAAAGAAATGCAAATCGTATTTCAGGATCCATATTCTTCTCTAAACTCTCGTATGAAAATCAAAGATATACTTGCAGAGCCTTTTAAGATTCATCGTCTTTATCGCGGCTCAGAATTAATCAATCAAATTAAGAAGCTTCTAGAATTCGTTGGCCTCCCGGAAAGCTGTTTGGAAAAATATCCGCATGAATTTTCCGGGGGCCAGCGGCAGCGTATCGTTATCGCACGTGCGATTGCCTTACGCCCGAAATTCATTGTTTGTGATGAACCTGTTTCTGCCCTTGATGTTTCCGTTCAAGCACAAATCGTAAATTTATTTCAACGATTACAAAATGAATTGGGAATAACATATCTATTTATTTCACATGATTTATCGGTGGTTCGCCATATTAGCAGTCAAGTAGGGGTCATGTATTTAGGAAAAATGGTGGAACTAGGGGATACAGATGCAATTTTTGCTACTCCGTTTCATCCATATACGCAAGCACTAATGAGCGCCATTCCCCTTCCTGATCCTAAATTACAACGTCAAAAGGAAAGAATTGTTCTTAAAGGCGACTTACCCAGCCCTTTGACACCTCCTTCTGGATGCCGGTTTCATACGCGTTGCCCATTTGCTGAAGAATTGTGCAGAATTCAGGAGCCGGAATGGAAAGAGATCGAAGCAAATCATTGGGTTGCTTGTCATTTTGCATCACTGAATACATAA